The following are from one region of the Rhodothermus sp. genome:
- a CDS encoding GvpL/GvpF family gas vesicle protein — protein MPEPELDSPAARWYFSEREVYQLTEASRQEALVLARAVLKQWWLQAILEQVTRHLHPITAPESQVYYVYGITWAGQSVRGPEPVALIPFRNVQAIVRRVPARDYSLEAIRQRLHDTEWLRAQLRAHHQFLASLQLEGPLLPLRFGTICPEQTHVRALLEANYEDFCATLALLDGRQEWLFQLDVDRARLKEAVALVQGTTADDPSLTVEVDRLLQIAAEHCHQTLSALADRAKVQRLEVRRHPVLRAAYLVATERTSAFRDRVASLERAYRTLGIRLQLNGPSPPFNFARLHLEVPAAAPV, from the coding sequence ATGCCGGAACCTGAGCTCGACAGCCCAGCAGCCCGCTGGTATTTTTCTGAAAGGGAAGTATACCAGCTGACCGAGGCTTCCCGTCAGGAAGCGCTGGTGCTGGCGCGTGCCGTACTCAAGCAGTGGTGGTTGCAGGCCATCCTCGAGCAAGTAACCCGCCACCTACATCCTATCACGGCTCCAGAATCCCAGGTTTACTACGTCTACGGTATTACATGGGCCGGCCAATCGGTCCGTGGGCCGGAACCAGTGGCGCTCATTCCCTTCCGTAATGTGCAGGCCATCGTACGGCGCGTCCCGGCCCGTGATTATAGTCTGGAAGCTATCCGGCAGCGCCTTCACGACACGGAGTGGCTACGTGCCCAGCTTCGGGCACATCATCAGTTTCTGGCCTCTTTGCAGCTCGAAGGCCCGCTGCTCCCCTTACGCTTTGGCACGATCTGTCCCGAACAGACGCATGTCCGAGCGCTGCTGGAGGCCAATTACGAAGATTTCTGCGCCACGCTGGCATTGTTGGACGGTCGGCAGGAATGGCTATTTCAGCTCGACGTTGATCGTGCGCGTCTGAAAGAGGCCGTCGCGCTGGTCCAGGGCACAACTGCCGACGACCCATCGCTCACGGTCGAAGTAGATCGGCTCTTGCAAATAGCGGCCGAGCACTGTCACCAGACACTCTCCGCCTTGGCTGACCGGGCCAAAGTGCAACGTCTGGAGGTCCGACGCCATCCTGTACTACGCGCCGCCTATCTGGTTGCTACCGAACGCACAAGTGCTTTCCGTGATCGTGTGGCCTCGCTGGAGCGGGCCTACCGGACACTGGGCATCCGACTACAGCTGAACGGCCCTTCACCCCCGTTCAACTTCGCCCGGCTGCATCTGGAAGTACCAGCCGCTGCTCCGGTATGA
- a CDS encoding gamma-glutamylcyclotransferase family protein: MKHRWHPPAWMPVTLLFVYGTLRGQLPRFLPPTLHEAIRSLGRACYRGRLYDLGAYSGAVPDPDGLVHGELYALQQDQAARIFAYLDEYEGYDPDRPEAGEYRRVQDTVFLPDGHPVSAWIYLYHGDLSQARLISSGDYLRDRSLQP; this comes from the coding sequence ATGAAACACCGCTGGCACCCCCCTGCCTGGATGCCGGTTACCCTGTTGTTTGTTTACGGAACCCTTCGTGGCCAATTGCCCCGCTTTCTTCCACCCACCCTGCACGAAGCGATTCGCTCGCTGGGACGTGCCTGCTACCGGGGGCGTTTGTACGATCTCGGCGCCTATTCCGGCGCCGTCCCCGATCCCGACGGCCTCGTACACGGCGAATTATATGCCCTGCAACAAGACCAGGCCGCCCGTATCTTTGCCTATTTGGATGAATATGAGGGGTACGATCCAGACCGACCGGAAGCCGGTGAATACCGGCGTGTCCAAGATACTGTGTTCCTACCGGACGGCCATCCAGTGTCGGCCTGGATCTACCTGTACCACGGCGATCTGTCGCAGGCACGCCTTATCTCATCTGGCGACTATCTGCGCGATCGCTCGCTGCAACCCTGA
- a CDS encoding translation initiation factor IF-2, which produces MYDEQLRKLIEQFRAKFLELSNEDIQRLVEETRAEALAEARAIIKEQMLQAILEQSARLQAHKAMPQPATAAQPTVAQPAEAPKRPPFETPRVTLVSRPETPPAPPSEKSAQATPAPAAVETEQNGSEIEGARQILREIENLRQQLSANEEWLTRGSSAEDEADHAGT; this is translated from the coding sequence ATGTATGACGAGCAACTCCGCAAACTGATTGAACAGTTTCGCGCAAAATTTCTGGAGCTTTCCAACGAAGACATTCAACGCCTCGTTGAAGAAACCAGAGCAGAAGCGCTGGCGGAAGCCCGAGCAATCATCAAAGAGCAGATGCTCCAGGCCATTCTGGAGCAATCGGCTCGCTTGCAGGCTCATAAGGCGATGCCCCAACCAGCTACTGCAGCGCAGCCGACCGTTGCCCAACCGGCAGAAGCCCCCAAGCGTCCCCCTTTTGAGACACCCCGGGTGACGCTGGTCAGCCGTCCCGAAACACCTCCGGCACCGCCTTCGGAAAAATCGGCGCAGGCTACGCCTGCACCAGCGGCTGTCGAAACGGAGCAAAACGGATCAGAAATTGAGGGCGCGCGCCAGATTCTACGCGAGATCGAAAACCTTCGCCAGCAGCTGAGTGCCAACGAGGAATGGCTCACGCGGGGTAGTTCGGCTGAAGACGAAGCGGATCATGCCGGAACCTGA
- a CDS encoding succinate dehydrogenase iron-sulfur subunit, whose amino-acid sequence MKVKVKIKRFNPETDAEPYWETYEVDAEPMDSALSLLLHIKWHIDGSLTFRKSCGHGICGSDAMKINGENRLACSVLVKDLVKGEGDTITFEPLPTAPVIKDLVIDQSRFFEKYRAVKPWLITRTPPPERERLQSPEEFALIEDATKCIMCGACTHACPSTWADPEYLGPAALLKAYRYTFDSRDEGADERLPVVDSREGLWKCYTIFNCNEACPKEIDISRWLSALKRRAVMEVAAR is encoded by the coding sequence ATGAAAGTCAAGGTCAAAATCAAACGCTTCAATCCGGAGACCGACGCCGAGCCGTACTGGGAGACCTACGAGGTCGATGCGGAGCCCATGGACAGCGCGTTGTCGTTGCTTTTGCATATCAAATGGCATATTGACGGCTCGCTGACGTTCCGCAAGAGCTGTGGTCATGGCATTTGTGGCTCGGATGCTATGAAAATTAATGGCGAAAACCGGCTGGCCTGCTCAGTGCTGGTCAAAGATCTGGTTAAAGGAGAAGGCGATACGATTACATTCGAGCCGTTGCCCACAGCTCCGGTGATCAAAGATCTGGTCATTGACCAGAGCCGTTTCTTCGAAAAATATCGGGCTGTTAAGCCCTGGCTGATTACACGCACGCCACCGCCTGAGCGAGAGCGGTTGCAGAGCCCTGAAGAATTTGCGCTGATTGAAGACGCCACCAAATGTATCATGTGCGGGGCTTGTACGCATGCCTGCCCCAGCACCTGGGCGGATCCGGAATACCTGGGGCCGGCAGCCCTGCTTAAGGCCTATCGGTACACCTTTGACTCACGCGACGAAGGGGCCGACGAGCGATTACCGGTGGTTGACTCGCGCGAAGGACTCTGGAAGTGTTATACGATCTTCAATTGCAATGAAGCCTGCCCCAAGGAGATTGACATTTCCCGCTGGCTGTCGGCGTTGAAGCGGCGTGCTGTGATGGAGGTGGCTGCGCGGTGA
- a CDS encoding LysM peptidoglycan-binding domain-containing protein: protein MVRGLLLLWLVWCLIDTTQAQDTTTTRTAAPLERLQAFPSEEIPFDRRLRLLGTSLVGLLPPADSLDEPTLLEYLAHLYNHQARILKAEAAGELETAARLLDEALEALAMLSRQPHIASNVRFRELYRSLITEYEQLYGIPPDTLTLSYGDIFAFREAMFAAMDAVREPLLEDVAPLNLPAPHSTVPLTMNRLVKMSIDYLLREPEQHLLRWLSRAETYFPMIEHIFKEEGVPDELKYLAMIESGLNPYARSRAGAVGMWQFMAGTARLYGLRITPWVDERRDPEKSTRAAARHLKDLYALFEDWHLALAAYNAGAGRVRRALSRAAVRHGTEQLTFWDIYPYLPRETRNYVPMFIATALVASNPAALNLTVQPGPRYEYDYVPVQGMLSLEEIARMAGTDVATLRALNPELRRSILPPTQGPYFIRLPLGSYARFAAAYAQLPEDRKRPVTTYTVRRGDALSIIARRFGVSVSALMRANGLRSTLIRPGQRLIVPVPRYKSAQALQLAEAVPVRVQYGGRSIRPLRVVSPAAKAPATPSAQPAALETAAPEPATAPSDRTTSTDARAPTRVVYTVRPGDALSKIARRYGISVADLKRWNRLSGNTIRVGQELVLYLSEPVMPERVVYRVRPGDTLSEIAQRFGVSVRDLKRWNGLRSNRIYVGQRLSIYPEAEVLRGYTVYHVQPGDTLSEIAQRFGVSVRDLKRWNGLRSNRIYVGQRLKIFS from the coding sequence GTGGTACGGGGATTATTGTTGCTGTGGCTTGTCTGGTGCCTCATAGATACCACGCAGGCGCAAGATACGACCACAACCAGAACGGCGGCTCCGCTGGAGCGTCTGCAGGCCTTTCCTTCCGAAGAAATTCCGTTCGATCGGCGGTTGCGCCTGCTGGGCACCAGCCTGGTTGGCTTATTGCCGCCTGCCGACAGTCTGGATGAACCCACCCTGCTTGAATACCTGGCGCATCTGTACAACCATCAGGCGCGCATCCTTAAAGCAGAAGCGGCTGGTGAGCTGGAAACAGCCGCCCGCTTGCTTGACGAAGCGCTTGAGGCCCTGGCCATGCTGAGCCGCCAGCCCCACATTGCTTCTAATGTGCGCTTCCGGGAACTATACCGTTCGCTGATTACGGAGTACGAACAGCTCTATGGCATACCGCCGGACACGTTGACCCTGAGCTACGGCGACATCTTTGCCTTTCGTGAAGCGATGTTTGCAGCCATGGACGCTGTGCGCGAGCCGCTGCTGGAGGACGTGGCCCCCCTCAATCTGCCTGCTCCTCACAGCACCGTGCCGCTCACCATGAACCGGCTTGTCAAAATGAGCATAGACTATCTGTTGCGCGAGCCGGAACAACATCTATTGCGCTGGCTGAGTCGGGCGGAGACCTACTTTCCCATGATCGAGCACATCTTTAAAGAAGAAGGCGTCCCAGATGAGCTCAAATACCTGGCTATGATCGAAAGCGGCCTCAATCCCTACGCTCGGAGCCGAGCCGGGGCCGTAGGTATGTGGCAATTCATGGCTGGAACAGCCCGTCTCTATGGGCTGCGCATCACGCCCTGGGTAGACGAACGCCGGGACCCGGAAAAATCCACCCGTGCGGCCGCACGCCACCTGAAAGATCTGTACGCCCTGTTTGAGGACTGGCATTTAGCGCTGGCCGCCTATAATGCCGGCGCGGGACGGGTTCGGCGTGCACTCAGCCGAGCTGCAGTTCGTCATGGTACCGAGCAGCTCACCTTCTGGGACATCTATCCGTATCTACCGCGCGAGACGCGTAACTACGTTCCTATGTTCATAGCAACAGCCCTTGTGGCCTCCAATCCAGCGGCTCTGAACCTGACCGTCCAGCCTGGCCCCCGCTATGAATACGACTATGTGCCCGTACAGGGCATGCTTTCCCTGGAAGAGATTGCGCGCATGGCAGGGACCGATGTGGCTACGCTACGTGCCCTGAATCCCGAGCTGCGTCGCAGCATCCTGCCGCCCACGCAGGGCCCCTACTTCATTCGTTTACCCCTGGGTAGTTACGCTCGTTTTGCAGCAGCCTATGCGCAGCTTCCCGAAGATCGGAAGCGTCCCGTCACGACCTACACGGTACGCCGTGGAGACGCACTCAGCATCATTGCCCGACGCTTTGGGGTAAGTGTCTCAGCGCTCATGCGCGCCAATGGCTTGCGAAGCACCCTGATTCGACCGGGACAGCGGCTGATCGTGCCGGTACCTCGTTACAAAAGCGCACAGGCCCTGCAACTGGCCGAAGCGGTGCCGGTGCGTGTGCAGTATGGCGGTCGATCCATACGCCCGCTTCGCGTTGTTTCGCCTGCAGCAAAAGCACCGGCTACCCCTTCAGCCCAGCCTGCCGCTCTGGAAACAGCAGCCCCTGAACCGGCCACCGCCCCGTCCGACAGAACCACCTCCACCGATGCCAGAGCCCCCACACGCGTCGTCTACACGGTACGCCCGGGCGATGCGCTTAGCAAGATTGCCCGGAGGTATGGCATTTCGGTAGCCGATCTCAAGCGCTGGAATCGCCTCTCCGGTAATACCATCCGCGTCGGACAGGAACTGGTGCTGTATTTGTCGGAGCCGGTCATGCCAGAACGAGTGGTGTACCGCGTGCGTCCCGGCGACACGCTCAGCGAAATCGCCCAGCGCTTCGGCGTATCCGTACGAGATCTCAAACGCTGGAATGGCCTGCGCTCCAACCGCATCTACGTCGGACAACGCCTGAGCATCTATCCGGAAGCGGAGGTCTTACGGGGCTATACCGTCTATCACGTACAGCCCGGCGACACGCTCAGCGAAATCGCCCAGCGCTTCGGCGTATCCGTACGAGATCTCAAACGCTGGAATGGCCTGCGCTCCAACCGCATCTACGTCGGACAACGCCTGAAAATCTTTTCCTGA